DNA sequence from the Thermococcus gammatolerans EJ3 genome:
CTCATGATAAGCAGGCTCCGTGAGAGGAAGGATCCGCTGATAATAACCCGCATAAAGCTCAACGAACTCATCGAGGATCTTGAAGTTGTCCTGATCGAGTTCTTCATGCCCCTCTTCTTCATTTACGTCGGACTAATGTTCAACCCCCCTCTGAACCAGGTCAGTCTCTCACTGATAGGCGGCCTTTACCTCTCCGCCGTTCTGGGGAAGCTCCTCGGCTGCGGATTGGGGGCCAGATCGCTCGGCCTGAGCTGGAGTGATTCCCTGCTGATCGGAATTGGAATGGGCGGCAGGGGAAGCCTTGAGCTGGCGATACTGACCTTCGGCCTCGAGGCCGGGCTAATAGACCAGGGGCTCTTTGCAAGCGTCATAATAGTCTCGATGCTAACAGCTCTAACGACGCCGGTTTTCTTCAAGGCCTATCTCAAAAGGCAAAAGCTTAAATCATCATCCTGAGATCGGCCATCGGTGGGAGTATGTTTCCAGAGAGGGGCACAGACGAGGAGGAAGTGCTTGAGGAGCTACGGCGGAAGACGAGGGAGGATTTAACCTTCGACTCCGGGAAGATTCTCGGCTCCATGTGCACGTACCCACATCCGTTCGCCGTTAAAATCATTACGGAGTTTATAGACAGGAACCTCGGAGACCCGGGTTTACACATCGGGAGCAGGAAGGTTGAGGAAGAGGCCGTTGAGATGCTCTCAAACCTCCTCGGTCTTAAAAAGGGCTACGGCCACATAGTCTCGGGCGGAACCGAGGCAAACATTTTAGCGGTAAGGGCCTTCCGCAACCTGGCGGGGGTTGAAAAGCCCGAGCTTATCCTTCCGAAGAGCGCCCACTTCTCCTTCATCAAGGCCGGCGAAATGCTTGGAGTCAAGCTCATCTGGGCGGAGCTGAATGAAGATTATACCGTCAACGTTAGGGACGTTGAGGAGAAGATTACGGACAACACGATTGGAATCGTTGGAATAGCCGGAACAACGGGTCTGGGAGTTGTGGACGATATTCCCGCTCTGAGCGATTTAGCCCTCGATTACGGGCTCCCGCTCCACGTGGATGCGGCATTTGGAGGCTTCGTGATTCCCTTTGCGAAGGCCCTCGGCTACGACATCCCAGACTTCGATTTTCGCTTGAAGGGAGTGAAGAGCATAACCATAGACCCCCACAAGATGGGCATGGTGCCGATTCCAGCCGGCGGGATAATCTTCCGCGAGAGGAAGTACATCGACGCGATAAGCATTCTGGCCCCTTACTTAGCCGGAGGAAGAATATGGCAGGCCACCATAACAGGAACGAGGCCCGGGGCAAACGCTCTCGCGGTATGGGCGATGATCAAGCACCTCGGCTTCGAAGGCTACAAGGAAATTGTGAGAAAAGCTATGGAGCTGAGCCAGTGGTTCGCGGGGGAGCTGAAGAAGATACCGGGCGTTTACCTCATCCGAGAGCCGGTCTTGAATATTGTCTCCTTCGGCACTGAGAACCTTGAGCGGGTCGAGGAGGAGCTGAAGAGAAGGGGCTGGGGAATCAGCGCGCACAGGGGCTACATCAGGATCGTCATGATGCCCCACGTGAGGAGGGAGCACCTCGAGGAGTTCTTGAGGGATTTGGAGGAGATTGTGCGAGGTTAATAACGCAGTATTTATCGTGAATATTAAAAGGGTGAAATCAGTCCGTAACCCTTGATGTCCATGCTGGCTACCCCCTCGACTTCGGAATTTCCGCTATGTGCTTCTTGACCTTTTGTTGACACATTTGAGATTAAACTCACTGGAAGAAATGAGGCGGTCAGTCCGTCACTCCCTCGTCACGGCTCGGACAAGGCTGAACTCATCATCCCAGAAAAGGTTGAAGATGGGCCTTAAAAGGCTTGCTCAGCGATCACCTTTCCTTCCTCACCGTTCGGTTCGCCCATCACTCATCATCGCGGTTCTGGATTTGATAAAAAGAATTAAAAAGTTAAGCCTGCTGCTCTGCGAGCAGGCTCATGTCGACATCAACCGAATCCGCCAGGCAGTCATTTCCGGCAGAAGGCGAGAGCTCTAGGGTCATGTTAACGGTCAAGACTCCGTTCTGAGGCAGTTTTCCGGTGAAGATCTCTATCGGCGTGCCGTTGATCTCCGCGAGGGTTTTGCCAGCGGCGGAATCAACGCTCCATTCCTTGCTCCCATCAGAGACGACGAAGCTTTTAACGATCAGGTGTTTGCTGAGCTCCCCAACGTCCGGAGTGCTGTCCACGAGGCTTTCGGCCTTTGATAGCTTTCCGTCTTCTCTGTCGGTGACGTTGAATGTCAGTACGATCCTTGAGAGGGGGTAATCACCGCGGTTTTTAATGGCAAAGGTGACCGTCCTGCTCTCACCGGGCGCGAGGTTGCCGAAGGAGAACAGTTTATAGTCATCGTAGAACCTTTTGCCGTCCTTGCTTATGCCAATGTCGAAGTCGCCTGTGGAGATCTCGTTTCCGCTGGACTTCGCAACGTCGCTGAAGTAGGAAACGCCCAGGTGCATCCCGGCCAGGAACACCAACAGGGCCGCAACTCCAACTATTATGTAGCGTTTCATTGAAACCACCTAATGTAGTTCTCATGGGCCGATACGAGGATTGGTTTATAAAGCTTTTGATTTTTAATAGTAATACCTCAAGCAAGTCACCTCAAAACCTTAAGTTTTTAATAGGGATCAGGAAATAAACCCGGGAGCCATGACTGAAACCCTGAAGACGAGACTGATAAAAAACGCGGGCTGGCTGTTTGGGGCGGAGACGGAGGGGCTTTCATGGGTGAAGTCAATACCGCGCTTCAAAAAATTGCTCGGGGGGCGGGGATAACAATCACCGGTACTGCACTCTCGCTGGTTATGGGATTTGTTTCCAGGGCATTGATAGCGAGAGGAGTTAGTCTTTCAGACTACGGGCTCTTCAATCTAACGATCACAATCCTCACACTTACCCTCACCGTTGCCGCATTGGGGATCCCGAACGCAATGCCAAGACAGATCCCTTATTACCTCACCAAAAAGAGGGAGAAATTCCACGATCTTATCTCCACGGCTATGTCTATCGTCCTGATGAGCGGTCTTCTAACTGCAGGAATCCTGTTCATCTTTTCTGGGGTTATTTCAAAAGTATTTACTGACCCTGGGGTCTCGTGGACTTTAAAGATAATCGCCGCATCTGCCCCATTCACGCTCCTCACGTCTTACCTCATCAGCTCCACTCTAGGGCTTGGAAGAGTGAGGGAGAGATTCTACTACCAGCAGATCCTCAGACCGGGCTTATGGCTCGTTGGAGTCAGCATTCTGTACCTCGTCGGGTTTACACTAACTTCCCTGCTGTACCTGTGGGTTGTTTCAAGCGTGATCACGTTTTTTATCCTGTTTATCGACGTTAGGAGACTGGGGATAATCAAAATACAGCCCTCCATTAATCCGGAGGTTGCCAAGGAACTCATCCTCTTCTCAATTCCCCTCATGCTTTCGGGGATCCTGTGGACGTTCATGACGAAGATGGACACCCTGATGGTCGGGCATTACCTTCCCTCGAGTGAAGTCGGCCTATATAATGCAGCGGTACCCCTTGCAAATCTGTTATCCTTGGGATTAGCTGCCATAGAAACCCTCTACGTCCCTATGGCGACTCCCCTCTTCGCAAGGGGTAGCATGGAAGAACTCACGAGGCTTTACCAAGTCGTCACGAAGTGGATCCTGCTCGGCACTCTGCCGTTTTTTGCAGTTCTCTTCGTCTTTCCGGAGACGAGTTTATGGTTGGTGTTCGGCTCAAAATATTTAACCGCCTCCCTAACTCTCCAGATCCTCGCCATAGGGTTCATGTTTCACTCGGCACTCGGCCCTAACGGTCTAACGCTCACAGTGATAGGGAACACCGGCTTTTTAACTGTTTCAAATGTCCTCGCGGTGATAAGTGATTTTCTCCTCAACATACTCTTGATACCAAGGTGGGGAATAGAAGGGGCGGCGGTTGCCACCGCGACGGCGTATCTGGTTGCAAATATAGCTAAATCATGTAAACTTTACAGTGAAACAGGCATTCACCCGTTCAGTAGAGCATATACGAAGAGCCTCATACTCGGAGCTGGGTTGATAGCCCTTCTCAAGGTCCTGGTGGTCATGCTAAAAATGGACAATGTTTGGGGTATGGTAGTCCTTCTGGGGATTTCAGCAGGACTTTATGCCATCTTGCTGTTGGTGTTCAGGGTAATTGAAAAGGAAGACATCGATCTCATACTTGCAGTTGAGAGGAAGTTTGGGGTAAATCTAAAGTTGATACGCTTGATATTAGAAAGACTTGGCTATTCCAACTAGCTATTCGTTATGCTGACACTATTTATTTGTTGATAAACTTGGTAGCTGTGAAATATTTAAGGCTATATTGATATATTGCAAAATTTTTGAAATAAGAACCAGAAAGAAGTATTACTGGTTTCTTTAATATAGAACCTAGTATGCCTACATGTAACCTATCTGTGATTACAAGTGATGCATTTGAAATAAGATCAACAAAATGTGAAAAAGTTTCATTAACTGAGACATCCGAAACAACAGTTGGATATCCTATCTCACTAAACATTCTAGAAAGTTCCCTTGCTAAATCCTCCCGAGTATTAGTTAATTGTTCTTTATCAGTTCTGAATGCTAATAATATATGTTCTCTATTGAGAGGACCACCAAAGTCTTGAGCTGTTAAGTAAAACGCAGTGTCATCACTATGTGCCACGTGAACGAACTCAGGAAGATTAAATCTACGGAGATGTTTGTAACTAAACATTTCTCTCGCGAAAAGATAAACCTTTGTCTGTGATTTAAAGAAAATGTCGGGGGGGTAAGTTCTGTAAAAATAGTAGGTTTGAGGAGCAACTACTATTGGAACTCTCTGAGTTCTAATTAAATGCTTAACAATTCGAATGGATCTAAACCAAATATCATTAAAATTCGCACCTCCATGAATAATTATTAACTCAATATCTTTTGGAACACGGATAGGCTCAAAGGGTAGATAATATTTTTTGTATCCCCTTGGAAATATTAGTGATCTCGAATATATCCTTATAGGAAAATCCGCTGGAGACACTTCCAAATAACGAATAGATAAATCTTCAAGGAGCTTTCTCATACCCATATATATAAGTTTATCTCCATTGTTTCCACCTGGCTGAATCAATAAGGCTTTTGAGCCCTCATACTCCCTTAGGAATTCCCTAAACTCACTTCCAAAAGTTCTAAGCGGCATATTTTCCATGTCTATGATGGAGAGAGCAACCTTATACAAGAAATTTGATAAGTTCATTTAAACGCCCCCTTAGAGTTGTAATTGGATAATATCACCCTTCTTGATTCTTCCAAAGTTCTCAAAGGTGAATTTCATGGCCTTTAATATTACTTTTACGTTCTTGATCCTATCTCTGAGCTCTCCATGGAGTATCCCACCCAAAACCTGCTCCAGGATTTCCCCGATGTTCCACCATAGGAAAACTAAGATATTCAGTCTTGTATCGCCAAAGTGTTTGTACAGCATATAGAGGTTAACAACCCTCCTATGGGCCTCCAGATTAAACCCTAAAAGCCTCCCCGAAGGAGACTGATTATGGATGAGTTTTGCATCAGGCAAAAGCCAAAGGGAACCTTCCCCATATTTTTTGTAAACTCGGAAGGAGAAGTCAACATCCTCAGAATAGCTGTATTTCAGCAATCTCCAGTCAAAATCCATGCTCTCAAGAACCTCCCGGCGATAGGCCATGTTACAACCTGAAAGCCACTGGGCAGGAGCACTCTTGAACATAGAAGGTTCAGGATAAGTCGGAACAAACGATCTCTGTACCGCTGGCACTTCAGTTTTATGGGGTCGCAGGAATACCATGTTCATTAGCTGATAGATCTTTGAAAGTTTAGTTTGATTGATTATTAAGCCAGTGACTCCCTTCACGTGGGAATTATCACTAAAGAACTTAACTATCCTCTCCAGATAATCGGGGCTGAGAATAACATCATCATCCAAGAAGACAACTGTTCTGCCCTTAACTAATTTCTTTGCTTTGTTTCTTGATCTTGCGAGAGATCGAAACTTGGAGGGGCTCCGGATATACTTTACAGGATAACAAAATCTCTGAGCTTTTATTATCCTGCGAAGTTCATCTGTGGGAGATTCATCAAAAATTATGACTTCATCTGGAGGGAGAGTCTGGTTATTTAAGGACTCCAAAGTTTTAATTATATCTTCATATCTTTTATACGTGGGTATCACCACGGACACTTCCTTAGAAGACATATTCTCTGTACACCCCTAAAATTTTCTTAGATATGTTCTCCCACATAAACTGCTCCGCATACTTCCTTATCTTTTCTCTGTCCCACTCCTTATCGAGGGTTATTAAAATTTTTTCTGCTAAGCACTCTGGATCTTTTGGTGGGCAGAGCAAGCCATAGTCATCCGATATTATTATCTCTGGTACTCCTCCAACAGTAGTGCCAATGAATGGCAAACCAACCCCAAGGGCTTCAAACATTACTGTGGGATTACCCTCACTAAGGCTTGGCAATACAAATAAATCAGCGGCATTCATCCAGAGGGGTATTTCGTTGTGGGGTCTGGTCCCAGCAAGAACTACATAATCTTGAACATTTAACTCGTGAATTAGGCTCTCTATTTTCGGCTTCAGCTTACCATCACCAACTAACACAAGAAGTACATCATTCCGCTTTTGCAAGACCTTTGAAAAGGCTTTTATTAAGAATTCATGCCCCTTGACAGGAGAGTACATCTGAGCCACATTTAAGATAATCTTCTTGCCTTTCGGTAAGCCAAGGATCTCACGGGCAGCGTTCTTGGACATAAGTCTAAAGTTTTCTCCATTAAATCCATTGGGGATGTAAAAAACAGGAGTTTTTCCATTGGCAGCCTGAGAAATTAGCCCAATATCTCCCTTTCTAACTCGGATTATTGCATCAGCTTTCTGCCATACATTGAATATAAAGCTATCTCTTTTTTCGAGGTATTTTCTCAAAGTTTGAGAAGTATGTTCAGTAATAACCACAGGAACACCAAACTTCTCTTTCAACTTAACGGCAACAGCTCCAGAAGGCCAAGAATAATGAGCATGAATCACATCAAACTCCAAACCCTCTTTCTCAATGACCCTTAATATCGACTTTACCTCAGACTTTATCCATAAGTATCTCAAAAAGCCCTTAGGTGGAAAATTAACATAAGTTGGGAAGTATACTTTTACATTATCCCCAATACTATAATCTTTAAAGTTCACATTACTTCTCAATCGTCTCCACACGGAGACCGGAGAAATCACGTAAATTTCATCTAGATACTTTGAGAGGGCTTTAACTTGCTCCTTTACAAATATGTTCCCAATATATCTATTAGTCTCGTCTGGGAATGTTGGAACTAACACCAGCAATTTCATAGTTTATCCCTCTCATTAATTCTTGCCTTGTAGAGACACCATCTTGCAAGTAAACCCAAGGCATTTGACACATTACAGTGCTCCCCGAGTTCTTGAGCTAATGGCTCGACAATCAAACAGTAATTGTTTATGTCTTTCCATCTCCTTCTTGCTATGAAATCTTGTATTTTATATGGAAGGTATTTCTTTGCGAAGTACCTAATTTTAGATATGTAGGGTTTATATTCTCCATGTGTTATAAAATCAACACCCAATGGTCTGAATATATCACTTAACAATATGTCATCATACAGAATCTTGTTAGTTTTATATTTTAAAGGAACTCGTCTAAAAAATTCAACCAATTCTCTGTCCCATAAAGGAATTGCATGCTTGTATCCGAAAAATTCATACACACGATTTGAATTCACGATATACTTTGATTGCCTCTCTTTCATATTCCAATTGTCATCTAAAGAATATGGTAGTATCTTTTTGCCTTTAAACATGTTGGTGTACTTCTGTAGCTTTTTTACAATGACATCATTTTGATCAAGATATGAATTGTGTTCATAATGTTTAACAAAGATTATATCAACAACATCCTTCACTGTTTTGGGAATTGGCAGTTTTCTTAAATGGCTTCCTCCAAGGAAATCTCCACTATGCCCGGGTACTATCACTGAATCCCTAGGTATTGCTTTGTTTTCGCTAAGATATTTAATTGCAAAGAAATCCTGAAGATGAATCGTGGACACAAAATTGAAAGCATATTTAAAAAATTCTTCAAATTCACGACTTCTGAGAACACTTTCATCAATTATAGCATTGTTGTACTCCACAAAATGCCATTCACATCCCAATTTCTTAGAAACTTCTTTAGCAACACTAACTTCGGGACTATCTCTTCTTCCATATGTGTAACATATAACATCAACTCCTCTTTGTTTAAGCGATGTGACAATGAACCTAGAATCATAGCCGCCACTAAGAGGAACAACAACCGATCGGTCTCCCACAAACAATAAAAGCCTGTCAATAATATTATTCAAAACTTTCCTCAAGTTACTCTTTAAGGTCTGGTAATCCTCTTGAAAGATGTCCCCTGAGGATACAGTATAAAGATGATAAAATTGGGACTTGACGTGTCCATCTAAGGTTATATAAACTATCTCACCTGCCTGAACTTGGTACAGACCATCTAAAAGCGTATCTCTCCCCGTAACATACAAACCCCTTAAAAACTCAATAACCGAATCATATCTCGGAGTTAGTTGCAAGATATCTCTCAAGTAAAATGCATCATCTGACACAACAATCCCACTTTTATCTGAAACATGGTAAAAAATTGGAAAGGTTCTTGTAATGTCACCTGCTAGAAGAACACCATCTTCAAGTGTAATAATCATTGAGAATACCCCAAACGCATTTTTCAATAACTCAACAAGTTCAGTATAGTCATTGATGCCCATAATAAGTTCAATTAGATTTTTACCTTCATAAACTTCGTTTCCAAAAATTAAATACCCCTTAACATAAACACCATTTTTATTATACCATCTAAATCCATAATTATACCTCAAAAAAATTTTAACATCATCCACTGTTTATCCCCCCTTGGTAGGTAACAATCTTCCCAACGCAACAGTCTCTTTTAAGGTTTGATACAAACGTTTTAAGTTTTTTCTCGTATTGATACTGCCAGAGATATACAGCAAGGCAAGTTAAATTGTCACCGAGGCGTTTTCTGAAGAACTCAACGGGCAGGTGGAAGAACCTCGGGTAGTAAACTCTAACGTTGTCGTGCTCATAATCACGGAGGTTCCTGTTAGAGCCATAAGGTTGGGGGGAGATTACATAGATCTCATTAAAATACCTGGCAAGATATCTGACCTGCTTCTTAACAAAAATCCCGCCGTAGTGCCGGTTGTCCTCATCGGGATACGAATTTGTCAGGATTAGGAGATTTTTATCCTCGAAGCCTTCTCGGAACTCATCGTTTTTGTTATTTGTATCCTCAAGATCACTCACAATAGACCCTCCTCAATGTGCTTCTGTTCCTATCCCAATTCCACTTATCCCTAAGACGTGATGGTGGCTTTACTTTTATTATTTTCTCCAAAGCATTCGCCATATCTTCCGTTGAGAGATTAGATGAAACCCCACACCGGTACAAAACTACGAAATCCTCCATCAAGGTGTCCCGATTCACTATCACAGGAATCCCCATCACAATGCTCTCAAACATCTTGACCGCGAGCGCCCGCTTGATGTTATCCGTAGGAGGGTACATTGAATAGACAGCATCGCAGAGGGTGTAATACTTGAAGACATTATGATAGGGAACCTCATCGATGAACTCAACATCAACGTTGGGATACCTCTCAGTTAGAAGGTTAGCAATCTTACCCTTGGAAGCCCCCGAGCCAACAAAGAGCAATTTCAATCTTCTGTCCCTCCGAGCAACCTCAAAGAGCGGAATAAAGCTTGAAACACTTCGTATTGTCCCAATGTATCCCACTGTAAACTTTTCTCCACGTTCCCGTTTAATCAGAGGAAAGAATTCAAGCTCAGGAGTGTTCCAGACCACATAAACTTTGTCAGGCACAACTCCCCTGTTTACAAGGAACTCTTTAACACCCTTATGACGTCCCCCTAAGGATCTGGTTACCGTTATCACAGAATCGGCCAGCTTAGCGTGGATGATCTCAAGCGAAAGGATTAACCTCTGCAAGAAGTTCAAGGTTTTCTTTTCCCTAAGCAATGAAATCCTAGAATGATACAGATCGTGGATGTCATAAATGAACTTTACTCCAAGAAGACGGGACAAAAAGAAGGCCAGCGGTGCGGTATCAAAATCGTTCGCATGTATAGCATAAAGTCCATCCTTATTTTTTACCACGTACAACACGGCTTTTAGATAAAACAAGGGAAGCTTAATGAAAAAGTCAAAAAAGGACGCATATTTGGATGCGATCGGGATTCTGCAAACCCTCACCCCCTCCACAATCTCGAAAAGTTTATGATTTCTCTCCCTGTCCCACGCTACAACTGTCACATCAAAACCCAGCTCGATTAGAGTCTTGGCTTCTTTGTAAACGCGAGGATCAGGCTTAAAAGGGTTCGTAAGCAACATGAACACTTTTTTCCCATCCATTACCATCACCTTTTTATTGAACGCCCCTCATCTACCGTAATGGAGGGGGTATAATGAAGGTTTCGGTCATCGGTTCAGGCTACGTCGGCCTCGTAACTGGGATGGGCTTTGTCAAGCTGGGGAATGAAGTTATCTTCGTGGACGTTGATGAGAGAAAAATCAAGATGATAAACAATGCCCAACCACCAATTTATGAGGAAGGCCTCGAGGAACTTATGAGGGAATTCAAAGGAAAGTACCGCGCAACCAAGGATTACCGCAATGCAATTCTGAACTCAGAGGTTACGTTCATCGCCGTTGGAACGCCATCGAGAGAAGACGGATCTATTGATTTAACCTACGTCGAGCAGGCTTCGAGGGAAATTGGAAAAGTCCTCCGCGAGAAGAAAGACTATCATGTTGTAGTCGTCAAGAGTACTGTTCTCCCCGGGACAACCGAGAACGTCGTCAAGCCTATAATCGAGGAAGAGTCAGGTAAAAAGGCATTCAAGGATTTTGGGCTCGCAATGAACCCGGAGTTCCTGCGCGAGGGAGTTGCTTTAAATGACTTTCTGAATCCGGACAGGATTGTAATTGGAGTTCGGGATGAGAGAACAAAGAAGGTTCTAGAAGAGCTATACAAGCCCATCGATGCCCCCAAGCTTTTCACGGACATTAAAACTGCTGAAATGATTAAGTACGCTTCCAATGCCTTTCTCGCGACAAAAATCAGCTTTGCCAACGAGATCGGGAACATTTGCAAGAAGCTCGGCATTGACTCGTGGAAGGTATTTGAGGGGGTTGGCCTAGACCACAGAATTAGTCCGCACTTTTTCAGGACGGGCATTGGATGGGGCGGCTCCTGCTTCCCGAAGGACGTTAAAGCACTCATCAGGAAGGCGGAAGAAATCGGAGAAGACCCGATTATTCTCAAGGCCGTTGTTGAAGTCAACGAGAAACAGCCGCTGAAGCTGATCGAGCTCCTTAAAAAGCACGTCCCGGAGCTTAGGGATAAAAGGATTGGGGTCCTCGGGCTGGCGTTCAAGCCGAATACGGATGATGTCAGGGAGACGAGGGCGTACATCATAGTCAAAAAACTGCTTGAGGAGGGAGCGAAGGTTCTCGCCTACGACCCGAAGGCGATGGAGAACTTCAGACGATTTTATCCTGACGTTGGAGAGCAGATAGAGTACGCGAGCTCTGGAAAGGAGGTTCTCGGAAGAAGCGATGCAGTTCTTATCGTAACGGAGTGGCCCGAGTTTGAGGAGCTGGATTACTCTGGAAAAATCGTGATTGACGGCAGGCGCGTGAGAAAGGCCGAGGAAACCGCCGAGATCTACGAGGGGGTGTGCTGGTGAGGGTTAGGAAGGCAGTAATACCAGCAGCTGGCCTCGGTACGAGAATGCTACCCATAACCAAGTCGATGCCCAAGGAAATGCTGCCGATAGTTGACAAACCTGTCATCCACTACGTTGTTGAAGAGGCAATCAAAGCCGGAATCGACGACATTCTCATCATAACCGGAAAGGGAAAGCGTGCCATAGAGGACTACTTCGACAGAAGCTTCGAGCTGGAGTTCTATCTCCGGGAAAAGGGAAAGTTCGAAGAGCTGAAGCAGATAGAGGAAATTGGCGAGATGGTTGATATCTACTACGTCCGCCAGAAGAAGCCCCTAGGTCTTGGTGATGCGATACTCCACGCAGAAAAACACGTGAACGGAGAGCCCTTTGCTGTCCTCCTTGGAGACGACATCATAGTAAGCGAAAAGCCCGGGATAAAGCAGCTCATCGAGATAGCCGAGCGGAGAGAAGCTCCAGTAATAGGAGTGGAGCGCGTTCCCTGGGAACTTGTAAGCCGGTACGGAATCGTGGACGGGGAACCCTTGGGCGATGGAGTTTACCAAGTGAAACACCTCGTGGAGAAGCCCTCCCCCCAAGAGGCCCCGAGCAACGTTGCAATAATCGGGAGGTACGTCCTGACACCTGAGGTATTCGACGCCCTGAGAGAAACTCCTCCGGGGAGGGGTGGCGAGTTACAGCTCACGGACGCCCTCCAGGAACTTCTATCTAGCCAGAACATCTTCGCTAAGGAGATAAAAGGCGAGAGATATGACGTTGGAAGTAAGCTTGGGTTCGTCATAGCGAACATTGAACTGAGCCTAAAGAGAGGGGAACTGAGAGAGGAGTTGCTAACCTTCCTCAAAAATCTCCTAAGGGAGGTCTCAGATGAGTAGGCCAACGGTCTCTGTCATCATACCAACGTACAACAGGGCAAACCTGCTCAGAAGGGCTATAACCAGCGTTCTCAATCAGACATTCAGGGATTTCGAACTGATAGTGGTCGACGATGCATCTCCAGACAACACACCGGAAGTCGTTGAGAGCATAAACGATGGAAGAATCCGGTATGTGCGCCTCAAAAAGAACTCTGGCGGCCCGGTTGCCAGGAACACAGGAATAAAAAAAGCCAGAGGAAAGTTCATAGCCCTCCTGGACGACGATGACGAGTGGCTCCCCCACAGGCTTGAGACCCAAGTCAGGAAGTTCGAGACTTTAGAACAGAACATTGGAGTCGTATACGGAGGATTCTACTACGTATCCCAACAGGATGGTAGGATACTCGGAAAGAGACTACCTGCGTATAAGGGAAATGTGTACGATAAACTCCTCAGGGAGAATTTCATTGGCAGTCCAAC
Encoded proteins:
- a CDS encoding asparagine synthase C-terminal domain-containing protein; this translates as MDDVKIFLRYNYGFRWYNKNGVYVKGYLIFGNEVYEGKNLIELIMGINDYTELVELLKNAFGVFSMIITLEDGVLLAGDITRTFPIFYHVSDKSGIVVSDDAFYLRDILQLTPRYDSVIEFLRGLYVTGRDTLLDGLYQVQAGEIVYITLDGHVKSQFYHLYTVSSGDIFQEDYQTLKSNLRKVLNNIIDRLLLFVGDRSVVVPLSGGYDSRFIVTSLKQRGVDVICYTYGRRDSPEVSVAKEVSKKLGCEWHFVEYNNAIIDESVLRSREFEEFFKYAFNFVSTIHLQDFFAIKYLSENKAIPRDSVIVPGHSGDFLGGSHLRKLPIPKTVKDVVDIIFVKHYEHNSYLDQNDVIVKKLQKYTNMFKGKKILPYSLDDNWNMKERQSKYIVNSNRVYEFFGYKHAIPLWDRELVEFFRRVPLKYKTNKILYDDILLSDIFRPLGVDFITHGEYKPYISKIRYFAKKYLPYKIQDFIARRRWKDINNYCLIVEPLAQELGEHCNVSNALGLLARWCLYKARINERDKL
- a CDS encoding glycosyltransferase family 4 protein, which gives rise to MVMDGKKVFMLLTNPFKPDPRVYKEAKTLIELGFDVTVVAWDRERNHKLFEIVEGVRVCRIPIASKYASFFDFFIKLPLFYLKAVLYVVKNKDGLYAIHANDFDTAPLAFFLSRLLGVKFIYDIHDLYHSRISLLREKKTLNFLQRLILSLEIIHAKLADSVITVTRSLGGRHKGVKEFLVNRGVVPDKVYVVWNTPELEFFPLIKRERGEKFTVGYIGTIRSVSSFIPLFEVARRDRRLKLLFVGSGASKGKIANLLTERYPNVDVEFIDEVPYHNVFKYYTLCDAVYSMYPPTDNIKRALAVKMFESIVMGIPVIVNRDTLMEDFVVLYRCGVSSNLSTEDMANALEKIIKVKPPSRLRDKWNWDRNRSTLRRVYCE
- a CDS encoding UDP-glucose dehydrogenase family protein, with the translated sequence MKVSVIGSGYVGLVTGMGFVKLGNEVIFVDVDERKIKMINNAQPPIYEEGLEELMREFKGKYRATKDYRNAILNSEVTFIAVGTPSREDGSIDLTYVEQASREIGKVLREKKDYHVVVVKSTVLPGTTENVVKPIIEEESGKKAFKDFGLAMNPEFLREGVALNDFLNPDRIVIGVRDERTKKVLEELYKPIDAPKLFTDIKTAEMIKYASNAFLATKISFANEIGNICKKLGIDSWKVFEGVGLDHRISPHFFRTGIGWGGSCFPKDVKALIRKAEEIGEDPIILKAVVEVNEKQPLKLIELLKKHVPELRDKRIGVLGLAFKPNTDDVRETRAYIIVKKLLEEGAKVLAYDPKAMENFRRFYPDVGEQIEYASSGKEVLGRSDAVLIVTEWPEFEELDYSGKIVIDGRRVRKAEETAEIYEGVCW
- the galU gene encoding UTP--glucose-1-phosphate uridylyltransferase GalU: MRVRKAVIPAAGLGTRMLPITKSMPKEMLPIVDKPVIHYVVEEAIKAGIDDILIITGKGKRAIEDYFDRSFELEFYLREKGKFEELKQIEEIGEMVDIYYVRQKKPLGLGDAILHAEKHVNGEPFAVLLGDDIIVSEKPGIKQLIEIAERREAPVIGVERVPWELVSRYGIVDGEPLGDGVYQVKHLVEKPSPQEAPSNVAIIGRYVLTPEVFDALRETPPGRGGELQLTDALQELLSSQNIFAKEIKGERYDVGSKLGFVIANIELSLKRGELREELLTFLKNLLREVSDE
- a CDS encoding glycosyltransferase family 2 protein; translation: MSRPTVSVIIPTYNRANLLRRAITSVLNQTFRDFELIVVDDASPDNTPEVVESINDGRIRYVRLKKNSGGPVARNTGIKKARGKFIALLDDDDEWLPHRLETQVRKFETLEQNIGVVYGGFYYVSQQDGRILGKRLPAYKGNVYDKLLRENFIGSPTLLIRRECFKRAGLFDPNLSSSQDWDMWLRIARHYKFDYVDEIVAKYYVHGRQISFNMKKYIPGRERFIRKHLDIWKNPRILSIHLSQMGLLLLLSGEPEKGLRYLMYSIGMAPFNIENYQTLLKLALDSRALEYIRKIISGEDVHKG